One genomic segment of Trueperaceae bacterium includes these proteins:
- a CDS encoding polysaccharide pyruvyl transferase family protein has product MVVTRSSTAAPAATGQDESPLRVCFVNDTSRNPNWGCRATTGALKDALAERGAEVVSTIYLEEILSFAPRDSRRWRRAAARLDAWLPRRPIVREVARRAFQKVAPRIPDVVPLDARGLGDAALAMAHGEILEFAAERLAAADAVLINGEGAIYDLQRKGRALLLMAHFAKRHLGKWVGLVNHTADLSHPGMRAFAEAVYPELDDVTFREARSLHECAGFVAGRLVPDAAFAYEPAAREAWATLAGRPGHYDVWPDRARFDPSRPYVVVGGSAQFAWARRRDPHMPDAHPTGDPVPGFRSLVRELRDRGHQVVLTASDRPDEAAFRSLADELAAPLVATATPVLQAVDLIGNAAAYVGGRWHPAIFGLRGGTPFVPLSSNSFKLAALADMVGLESPSFDAMDLAASVGQVVDLVERHVAAGAALRTRLREQAAGFASASREHVARLPVPAPA; this is encoded by the coding sequence ATGGTCGTCACGCGTAGCTCCACGGCGGCGCCCGCGGCGACCGGCCAGGACGAGTCGCCGCTGCGCGTCTGCTTCGTCAACGACACGTCCCGCAACCCGAACTGGGGCTGCCGGGCCACCACGGGCGCGCTCAAGGACGCGCTGGCGGAACGCGGCGCCGAGGTCGTGTCGACGATCTACCTCGAGGAGATCCTCTCGTTCGCGCCGCGCGACAGCCGCCGCTGGCGCCGGGCGGCCGCGCGGCTCGACGCCTGGCTGCCGCGCCGGCCGATCGTCCGCGAGGTCGCGCGGCGCGCCTTCCAGAAGGTCGCGCCGCGCATCCCCGACGTCGTGCCCCTGGACGCGCGCGGCCTGGGGGACGCCGCCCTGGCGATGGCCCACGGGGAGATACTCGAGTTCGCCGCCGAGCGCCTGGCCGCCGCGGACGCCGTGCTGATCAACGGCGAGGGAGCGATCTACGACCTGCAGCGCAAGGGCCGCGCGCTGCTGCTCATGGCCCACTTCGCCAAGCGGCACCTGGGCAAGTGGGTGGGGCTTGTCAACCACACCGCCGACCTCTCCCACCCCGGCATGCGCGCCTTCGCCGAGGCCGTCTACCCGGAGCTCGACGACGTGACGTTCCGCGAGGCGCGCTCGCTCCACGAGTGCGCGGGGTTCGTCGCCGGTCGCCTGGTCCCCGACGCCGCCTTCGCCTACGAGCCCGCCGCGAGGGAGGCGTGGGCGACCCTGGCCGGCAGGCCGGGCCATTACGACGTCTGGCCAGACAGGGCGCGGTTCGACCCGAGCAGGCCCTACGTGGTCGTGGGCGGCAGCGCCCAGTTCGCCTGGGCCAGGAGGCGCGACCCCCACATGCCCGATGCCCACCCCACCGGCGACCCCGTGCCCGGCTTCAGGAGCCTGGTGCGGGAGCTGAGGGACCGCGGCCACCAGGTGGTGCTCACGGCCTCCGACAGGCCGGACGAGGCGGCGTTCCGGTCGCTGGCCGACGAGCTGGCAGCGCCCCTGGTCGCCACGGCGACGCCGGTGCTGCAGGCCGTCGACCTCATCGGCAACGCCGCGGCTTACGTCGGGGGACGCTGGCACCCCGCGATCTTCGGCCTCAGGGGCGGCACGCCGTTCGTGCCGCTGTCGAGCAACTCGTTCAAGCTCGCCGCCCTGGCCGACATGGTGGGGCTGGAGAGCCCCTCGTTCGACGCGATGGACCTGGCCGCTTCGGTGGGGCAGGTGGTGGACCTCGTCGAGCGGCACGTGGCCGCGGGCGCGGCGCTGCGGACGCGGCTGCGCGAGCAGGCCGCCGGCTTCGCGTCCGCGAGCCGCGAGCACGTCGCGCGGCTGCCGGTCCCCGCGCCGGCCTGA